Within the Geotoga petraea genome, the region TTGATTCATTAGTCGATTCTATGGAAAGTTATGCTTTAAAATTAAACACTTTAGATTATTATTTAGACTTTAGAAAAATAAGAAATAATGAAATAAAAAACAAAAGATTAACAGAAGGACTGCTTTATTATTCCCAACAAAGAGAAAAATATGTTGAATCTCTATCTGATTTGATAGATTCAAATAATTTTAAAAAATACAACAATTATGTTTTAATTAACGAATAAAAACATAATATGATAAAATATAAATAGGAGATTAAAAAATGAATACTTTTGTTTTTGACCTTGACGGAACTCTTTTGAATTCAAACATAGAAGTATCAGATAAAAATAAAGAAGCTTTAAAAAATATTATAGTAAATAAAAATAATTTGGTACTTGCAAGTGGCAGAATGTATAGTTCTATGATGCATATTATAGATAATTATATCCCTTTTGTTGAAAATTATGCACATATTGTTTCTTATAATGGCTCTTACGTTGTAGACAATCAAAACCAAGTTTTAGTAGAAGAAGGCGTAAATGCTCAAATTGCGATTGACATAGTGAAATATTTGAAAAAAATAAATTTACACAGGCAAATATATGTAAAAGATGAATTGATTGTTGAAGAAGATAATCAAGAAATAAAAGATTATGCAAAACACGCATCAGTAAAATATGAAGTAGTTTATGACTTAATAGATTATATAAACAAAAATAAAAATCTACCTTTAAAAATTTTAGCTGTTGGTGATAATTCAAGGTTATTAAAAGTTCAAAAAGAATTAAACACGAAATTTGGAAACTACTTAAATATAATAATGTCATTCCACTCATTTTTGGATATTATTCCAAAAAATGCTTCGAAAGGAATTGCATTAGAAAAGCTTTCTAAAATATACAATTTAAACTTAAAAAAGGCTCATATTTTTGGTGATTCAGAAAATGATATTGCAATGCTTGAAAAAACAGAAAATTCTTATGCAATGGGAAATGCCCATGAGAAAGTTAAAAATATTGCAAAATATATAGTTCCTTCAAATGATGAAGAAGGTGTTGCTTATGCTGTTGAAAAAATTCTTAATAATGGTTTTTATATTGATTAACATATTTTCTTTTTCAGCTATAGATCTTATAAATACAGAAAACAGAATAATTGGGAAAGTATATGAAAGTTATGAAGAAATAATACCAAAAAACGATTCATTAAATGGTTATATTTTAAACTTGAATGATTTTGATGAGGAATTATGTTACCTTTGTTTGGGAACTATCAGAAATTATAGTCTTATTGAATCATTTTTTAAAGATATTGGAGTATTACTAAAACAAAAAAAAATTGACTTTGTTATATTTGGTAACCTTGAACCGTTAAACGATTCAAAAGAAGACAAGCTAAAATATATAGCCAAATCACCTTACATAATTTCTGAGATAACCTATAGAATGATTAGAGGTTTTGAAACTGCTGGAGTATATCCTATTTTAAAAGTTGATTCAAAATCAGGTGATAATGTAATTCAATCAATACTTTCTAAGTCAGGTTCTTTTTTATCATATTCTAATGAAATTTCAGATGTTGATTTTTTCAAAAGGGATAGCAAAATTGTTTTATTAAAAAATTATAATTTGAAACTAAATTGGGAAGTTAAAGAGGAAAACTTCGATGATAATTTAATCAAAATATATGAAAATTCTGTTGTGTTAAGTGGATTCAGAAAAGATCAAAGTATCCTTCTTTATAGAGAATTAAACTATTCAAACGACAGAGCTGTAACTTATTTTTCTGAAAAAGTAAGCGACTATGCTGAAGAAGTTTTGAATGGGACCAAGCAGCCTACTGGTAATAAAAACTGGTAGAAATCAAAAGGAGGTTTATAATGGGGGATAACTATAATGAAATGAAAGAACGTATTGTGAAATTGGAAAAAGAATTAGATGAGTTGAAAAAGAAAGAATTAGAAATGGATGAAGTTGTAAAACAACACAACGAACTAATCCAACAAGAGTTCTTGAGTTTTGAAGAATTTGTAGAAGACCTTGTAAACAGAAAGATAATAGATGAAAATACAAGGGTTTATTCGAAAGATTTCTTTGATAAATTTTTTGCCATTTATTTTCAAAAAGCATTTGAAGCTAATAATGAATGGGGGATTGTAATTATTAAACTACCTCATTTAAATAAATTAAATTTGAACGAAGAAAAGAAAATAATTGAAAGACAGTTAGGAAAAATTCTAAGAGAAAGTGTAAGAATACCTTTAGATTATATTTTTAGATATTCAAAAGATACTTTCATTATCTTGCTAACTGACATTTTTGAAGATATATTTGATAAAATTATAAATAGAATAAACGATAGAATAAAAATGTTAACAGATTATTCAGAAACTTGTGAAATAAAATCTTATTATATTCCAAGAGACAAAATATCAACAGATGATGTTTACAAAATTTTGGAAGAGTTTTAATTTTATATGGGGGGTGTTTAACTAAATGAATGCAATAAATTTAGATTCTTCAAATAAACTAATAGTTAAAGGGCCACAAGTTGCTAGTGGTTCGATAAAGATATCTGGCTCAAAAAATGCCGTATTACCTATTATGGCTGCTACTTTACTGACAAAAGATAGAGTAGTTCTAAATAACGTACCAGATCTTGCAGATGTTCAAACAATGCTGGAAATATTAGAATACTCTGGTAAATCAATAAAAAAATCTGATGATCAACTTATCATAGAAGAGTTTCAAGAACTGAAAGGTGAGATCCCTTACGAACCAGTAAGAAAAATGAGAGCATCTTTTAATGTATATGGACCCTTAACTTTAAGAACAAGAGAAACGAAAGTCGCTCTACCTGGAGGATGTTCTTTGGGAGTTAGACCTGTTAACTACCATCTTGAAGGGCTCAAAAAAATGGGGATTGAGAGTACAACAGAACATGGCTATGTAATTGGTAAAATAACTAACTCAAAAGATAAAATAAATATAAGTTTACCTTTTCCAAGTGTAGGTGCAACAGAACATCTAATAACCTCAGCAGTTTTATTAAAAGGAAAAACTATAAAAATATCCAATTGTGCTATGGAACCAGAAATAACTGACCTAATAGATTTTCTTTCAAAAATGGGTGCAAATATAGAAGGGAAAAACACATCAATAATAACCATAAAAGGCGTAGAAGAGCTAAAAGGAATAGAATACTCTGTAAGTCCAGATAGAATTGAAGCAGGAACATATATAATCATGGGGGCGATTTTGGGAGATAACTTGAAAATAGAGAAAGTTTGCATAGATGATTTAAGAATTCTTTTGAACATTCTGGAAGAAATAGGAATAACATTTGACCACTCAGAAGAAGAAAAATATGTGAAAATCAGCAAAACAGATTTTGATAAAGTTAGAAACTTGAACATAGATACAGCTCCATATCCTGGATTTCCAACTGATTTACAACCACAAATATCTGTTTTAGCCTCTTTAATACCAGGAAAATCGACGATATCAGAAAATATTTTTAGTAGTAGATTTAACCACATAGATGAATTAAACAGAATGGGAGCAAATATCAGACTCGAAGATAATACAGCAATTATTGATGGAGTTGATTATCTTTCTGGGGCACCAATCCAAGCAACCGATTTAAGAGCTGCTGCAGCCTTATTGATAGCTGCTTTAAGTGCCGAGGGCGAAAGCATTATATCTAATATAGACCACATATTCAGAGGTTATGAAAAATTAAAAGAAAAACTGGAAAATGTCGGAATAAAAATAGAATTTAGCAAATATTAAAGTCTTTCTTAAAAAAGAAAGACTTTTTTTATAAATAAAAATACTTTAAAAATTCTAAATAAACATACCAGTTTAAATTTTCTGTTTTTGTTAAAAACTCTTTATAATATGCATCTCCAAAAGCTCTATACTTAAAATTAAACAATTTTATTCCAATTTCTAAATCATCTACAGCATAATATGGATTGATCAAAAAAGTATTTTCTAATTCTTCTTCTATCACATCATAGTCTATGTAATCCTCTATATTGATTTTAAAATTACCATATTTTGCAAATAATCTTGGTTGAATAGTTAGATTTTTAATATCTTTGCTATTGAAATACTCTACTCTAAATTCTGGTCTGATATTCTCAAAACCTCTATAAATATTGTTTATATCAAGATAAAAAGCATTTTCTATCTCACTATCATTATTTATTTTGAACTGAATACCATTTAAAATATTTATATTATAATCTTTACCATAGAAAAATGTATCAAAACTTAGAGTAGTTGAAGTTGCTTTCATGCTACTTAATCCCTTAAAATCATATCTCAGTTTCATAAAATGATCGTACGCATTTGTCACTATGAAATAGTTATCTTTTAAATATAAATTAATTGATGGTTTTAGTAAAAATCCATTTCCTAAATAATTATAAACATAATAAGTATCTGAAAGATAGTCATAATTAATCTCTTTACTAAAATTAGTATATTCTTTGTAACTGAAAGCTTCTTGTTCCATATTATTAGTAACTGTTGATGAGTTAGAATCCACTTCTTTTTCAGTTTTTAAATAGTCAACTACAACCTCTTTATTTTCATAATCAAAATCATAATTATAATTTATACCTAAAATGGTATCTGTTCTAAAACCTTTAAAAATCCCTGATTTCATATCTATATTAAAATCTAATTTATAAGAAACATCACTGTATTCAAAAAAGGTTTCTGAATAATCAAAATCTTCCTTATCATAAACATAATCAATAACTTTATTATTATCAAATTCTGTTATTTCATAATTATGTTCTACTATATCCTCATATTTACTATCAATTGATGACGTCTTCTCTTTAACCTCATCGATATAAGACAACTCAAATTCATATTCATTCTTGTTAATTTTTGTTTCATAACCTATACCAAATTCATCGTCTCTTATTAGATTATCTAATTCTAATTTTTCATTTTCATTATAAGCTATCATATATCTATTTTCTAAATACTTTCCATTTAAATCCTTATAATAAAAATATAAGTTATGTAAAATAAAATCAGGAAATAGTTTGAATTGTTCTTCATTAATTTGAAGTTTTATTTGTTCAAAGTCTAATTCGAGATTATCAATTACTATTTCTTGACCATAAATATCGTCTTCAATTATCTTATTAACATATTCTAAGTTTATTTTATATTTAATTTTAGAATCTTTTTCCAAGAAATAATCTTCAGAGGTAAAATTTACATCAAAAGATGCCCATGAGTCTAACCCATCAGGACTAAAATATAATCTATATTTAGTGAATATATTGTTTGGGTTTTGTTCAAACGAAAATGAAATTAAAGCTAAAGACAAAATAAAAAAGATTAAAAATATTTTCTTCATAATTAACCTCCCGAGTTAATAAAAGAAAACCCGGCTATATTTCAAGCCAGGTTTTTGATTTATAAAAAATCAATATTGTTTATCTTAGAATGAGAATGAAGCTTTAGCAAATAAGTACCAGTGAATAGCTGTGAAATCTCCCCAGTTTTCTTCTGTACCTAAATGTCCACCTAATGATAATATTGTGTTAGGTTTGTATGTTGCATCTAAAGTCCAAACTGGTTCTGCAAGTTTAGCGATTGAATCATACCCATAGTCATTCAATGTATAGTTGTATAATGATGCATCAATTGATACTTTTTCAACTGGGTAAACAGATGCGTTTAAAGCGTAAGCAACGTATTTGTCTGTTGCACTTGCCATATCTGTTAATGGAACTAAAGCTCCACTTAATCCAGCTAATTCTACATTGTAACTAAATGCATACATATCTTCCGACATTCCACCCCATACTTTTGCTGTTAAACCAAATGGAGTAGCAACTTCTGTTGAGTCCATTTTTTCAAATTGAGCTGAAACATTGAATAATTCATGAATTTCTTCATTTGAGTAAGTAACACCATATTCATAGGATAATGCAGGTGATGCGCCTAAGTCATATGTAACTGTGTCATATAGTCCAAATACCCCAGCCATACCTAAATTAGCTTCAGCATCTACACCAGCAGCAATTTCTGAAGCTGCAGCTGTATAAGCTGTATCTCTAAATGGGAATGGATTATCTGTTCTGTATTCAAAGTCAGCATGTGGAGTAACTGTTACTGCTGGATCTTCTACAACAGAGAAATCTTTGTTATAACCAACGTTAAATCTGTAAGCTGATTCATCAAAAGCAGTTATATCAGTAGCTGATTGTAAACCGAATGCAGCTGCCATATATAATCCATCAACCATGTCTGCTCCTGCCCAATCTGTACCAGCAGCAAAACCCATAAATTTTCCTGATGTTGTTGTTGATTGTAAAGTAACTGCAGTTCTATCTGTATTTGCACCCCAGAAAGCAGCGTTAATATTACCTGATCCTAATTCGTAAGCAAATGGATAGTTAACAGCCATAACATCACCAGCAACAACTGATGTTGCAGCTTCTGAAGTAGCATGTCTTGTATCTAAATTATCCAATGTGATATAAGTAAAATCTAAGTCAATGGCTTTGAAATTAGCTGTCATATATTTTGTACCAATTGGATCATCTACAAGACCATTACCATCATAATCATAGTTTGCTAAATAATATGAATT harbors:
- the murA gene encoding UDP-N-acetylglucosamine 1-carboxyvinyltransferase; its protein translation is MNAINLDSSNKLIVKGPQVASGSIKISGSKNAVLPIMAATLLTKDRVVLNNVPDLADVQTMLEILEYSGKSIKKSDDQLIIEEFQELKGEIPYEPVRKMRASFNVYGPLTLRTRETKVALPGGCSLGVRPVNYHLEGLKKMGIESTTEHGYVIGKITNSKDKINISLPFPSVGATEHLITSAVLLKGKTIKISNCAMEPEITDLIDFLSKMGANIEGKNTSIITIKGVEELKGIEYSVSPDRIEAGTYIIMGAILGDNLKIEKVCIDDLRILLNILEEIGITFDHSEEEKYVKISKTDFDKVRNLNIDTAPYPGFPTDLQPQISVLASLIPGKSTISENIFSSRFNHIDELNRMGANIRLEDNTAIIDGVDYLSGAPIQATDLRAAAALLIAALSAEGESIISNIDHIFRGYEKLKEKLENVGIKIEFSKY
- a CDS encoding HAD family hydrolase produces the protein MNTFVFDLDGTLLNSNIEVSDKNKEALKNIIVNKNNLVLASGRMYSSMMHIIDNYIPFVENYAHIVSYNGSYVVDNQNQVLVEEGVNAQIAIDIVKYLKKINLHRQIYVKDELIVEEDNQEIKDYAKHASVKYEVVYDLIDYINKNKNLPLKILAVGDNSRLLKVQKELNTKFGNYLNIIMSFHSFLDIIPKNASKGIALEKLSKIYNLNLKKAHIFGDSENDIAMLEKTENSYAMGNAHEKVKNIAKYIVPSNDEEGVAYAVEKILNNGFYID
- a CDS encoding diguanylate cyclase domain-containing protein, which encodes MGDNYNEMKERIVKLEKELDELKKKELEMDEVVKQHNELIQQEFLSFEEFVEDLVNRKIIDENTRVYSKDFFDKFFAIYFQKAFEANNEWGIVIIKLPHLNKLNLNEEKKIIERQLGKILRESVRIPLDYIFRYSKDTFIILLTDIFEDIFDKIINRINDRIKMLTDYSETCEIKSYYIPRDKISTDDVYKILEEF